From Brienomyrus brachyistius isolate T26 unplaced genomic scaffold, BBRACH_0.4 scaffold355, whole genome shotgun sequence:
taattaaaatgtcacctcaaatgcaagccattaaaatattaaaaccttaAAAAAGGAACAGACCCGTAGACCTCAGGCCTCGGCACAAGGGTCGGGTTAAAACAGGGTTATGCATCAtcctaaaatacaaaaaatcaaTGGCCTCAGGCTAAAAAACTGGTTAGTCACAGATATGGCACAGCACAtagaataaaatgttaataaatacagTTAATGTTAATACATAAAGGTGCTAAAAGTGACCAACCACAGACGTGCTCAATCTCAGTACATGCAGTTAATTAAAGGAATATTTGCAACACCATACACGCACAAAAAACAAAGCACACTTACCTAAAACCCAAAGTACCTCCTGTGTGCTTCAGGACAGTGCGTCATGTCGACCCTGTAGGATGGAGCGTCACCACCTAAATGAAACGGGGCTAAAGCCAAAAGAGGCCCTTCCACCTCTCCTTGGCCTCGTGGTAGCCCCGTTGGATGACGTCGGTCTCCATCCTGAAACCCAAATCGGCCCGGATTTTGCGGAATACCCCTTGTGCCTCCAGACGAACCCCTCTGCGGATGAGCGCGGTCCTGGCATTCCAAAGCTCTCGCTTGGTAATGCTGACCAGCAGCCACATCCAGGGGCCGAAGGGGTTATGGAGGTTGGGGTCCCACCCCTTCAACACCTTGTCGTAGGTCAGACCGGGCTGCGGGTCTACACGTCCACACAGGCCCGCTACCAACCCCCAGACTCTCTGTGCATGCCCGCAGTCCCAAAACACGTGCTTGATGGTCTCATCCTCGCTGCACTCGGGCCTGGGGCAGCGGGGGTGTCTGGTCAGCTTATGCCTGTGCAAGACGTCCCTGACTGGCAGCTTACCATGAAGGCACTGCCAGTTCAGGTCCTGCAGCCTGTGATCCAAACCCTTAGGCTGGATTCTCGCCCATGTGCCTTCCTCCAGGCCCAACATGGCCCGAGTCTCCCTATGACCAAGCAAAGCCTTGtaaagggctctgtgcttggtcaGGGCCTCTGTCTTGACACCTGCCGGAATAGACTTACTCCACTTGACAGCGTGGCTGTAGTGGACCGGCAGGGTCTCAGCCTTGGGGCCGAGGTTGGTCCACGACGTCACCAGACGTCTCATGGGGAGAGCCAGCCACAGACGCACAAAGTGCTGATGGGGGTGCTCGAGGGGAGCTGCCAGGCGCGTGCAGAGCTGCGAGAAGAACAGGCAGTCAAGCTTGAGAGGAAAGTCAATAACGTCCTTCCCCCCCCGTCCTTTCCGAGATACATCACTTCCCTACGCACGTACTCATACCTGCCCCCCCAGACGAGGTTAAAAACGTCCCTCGTCAGGCCCCTCCGCATGAAGCGGGGCAAAGGGTACACATGTGCAAGGTAGAGCAGGGTGGGAAGAATATCCACTTTTAAGGCTAAAACCTTACCTTGGAAGGACAGGGACCTGGACTTCCACAGTCCGATCTTCCGCCTGGCGATCGCCAACCGCTCCTCCCAGTTCAACCGGGCGGCACCATCCGAAAGGAAGTTGACCCCCAAAACTTTGAGAGGACCGTCACAGAGGGTGAGACCACCTGCGACGTCCTCCCTCGCCTTCCAGCTGCCGAAATACTTGGCCACCGACTTACTGAGGTTGAGCGTCGCGCCAGAGGCCCAACCGAACGCGTGAACGAGGCTCAAGGCATGACCGAGAGACTGATCCGAGCTGACGAAAAGCGTGGTGTCGTCTGCATACTGggtcagtttaacagttgtcccccgacttcctgggataagaaggccatcgaccccggggtgggtgcgaatggcgcacgccagtggctctatatagagcgcgtagaggaggggggagaggggacatcCCTGCCTCACTCCACTCCGCTGGGGCACCAAATCACTCAGGAAGCCATTGATAACAACATGGCTCCCAACTTCGTTATACAAAGTGTGTAACCACCCCAGATAATTGGGCCCGAAGCCAAACTTACCCAATACTTTGAACAGGAAGCGGTGATCTACCCGGTCGAAGGCTTTCTCCTGGTCCAAGCTGACCAGCAGGAGAGGGAGGTTCCTATCCTCCACCCAGGCGATGGCGTCGCGGATGAGGTGGAGATTCCACGTCGCCGATCGACCCGGTACTCCACACGTCTGGTCGCTGTGAACCAGATGAGCCATGGCCTTCTTCAGGCGTTCGGTAAGGGTCTTTGCGATGAGCTTTGTGTCTACACAAAGCATGGTCAGGGGCCTCCAGTTGCCAAGGTCGGCCCGATCGCCCTTCTTGTGCAACAAAGAGAGGACCCCCGACCTCATGCTCCTAGTGAGCAAACCCCGGCGCTGAACGTCCTCTACAACCTGCAGTAATTCCGGCCCGAGGACATCCCAAAAGGTGGAATAAAATTCCACCGGGAGCCCATCAAGGCCAGGTACCTTGCGGCGGTTCATCTTGCCAAGCACTGCGGTCAGCTCGGCCAAGGTGATGGGGGCTTCTAAGCCGTCCCGGATGTCACTGGGAAGACAAGGTGAGATGTTATCTAGGAAGCGCTCCCCAGCAACCGGGTCCGTGTCCCTAACATTAAAAAGGTTAAGATAAAACAATTTAGCAACCTCCAGCATGTCTGATGTATCCGTGACTGTGTTGCCATTTGAGGCACGGAGAGAGCTAAAGCTCTTCTCCTCCCGGGCTTCCCTggctctgtggaaaaaaaaagaattgcacttttcattattttccacCTCAAATATTTTGTCGCGGAGCATTTGGGCCGAGGCAGCCTGTTCATGCAGGCGCCTCAGCTCACCCTTTATGTCAAGCAGCCGCTCGTGGTTGATGGTGCCCCCGTTGTTGTGAGCGGCGTATTCATCCCGCAACCTTCTCTCCAGCCGCCGAATGGAgaacttcttctccatcctgcgctgcttgctgtactgcatggagaaggttcggatcctgtccttcacactctcccaccattcggccacggaggggaaggtaggcttgtccttctgccactcggagaagtgatctaaaaaaaggtgtctaaaatctctctcctccaggatctgcaggttcattttccaatagccgcccccatatacaggggcgtctatggagacagtggcctccactgccagatggtcagtgggccactgtggggagagggacacctttttaaaaacaacggggggtgaagctaaaatgtagtcgatgcggctgctggctccgcgactattatgccaggtgaagcccggcatgctggggttgcCTGTTTTAAAACCGTCCACAAGTTTAAAGGAACGAATAAAATGGCGAAAATGCCCTGAGCTGACATCCTGTCTACCCTCCAACGAGATGTTAAAGTCCCCTCCTAAAATCAAGTGTCGATCTGTGACACAGAACGGGGACAACTCTTCAAAGAGAGTTATACGGGACGAGGCCTCCACCGGAGCGTAGACACATATGGCCGGGAGGCGCTGTCCCCTCCATGTGGCGTCCACTCCCAAAACCCTGCCCTGAAGGACGGTAAACGCACTTACTTCTTCAAAGGCGCGGTCGCGAAAAAGGATCCCGACGCCTGAGGAGTGGACGCCACCTACGCTCCAGTAGGATCTACCCCTCTTCCACTGTCGTGAAAAGAGAGCCTCGTCCCGCTGGTCCCGGAGGTGGACTTCCTGCAGAAAACAAATGCTGAAGGGAGAAGATGCCAGCTGGTTAAAAACAGAtgtacgttttaaaatgttcctcaaacccctcacattcaaggtgacaatattaaaattggccatagaatgttaaaataataaaatacaattaaaaacaacaaactaaaataataaaagccagccattaaaaacaatactgtcctactgccccccctcctcagtcAACCTCAAAAGGTCCCCCAATTCCAGCCCCCCCAGGTACTCCTGTTCATTAGCAGTGTCCTGTTGACCGCTGTACTcctgggggggtgcaggggacTGTCCCAAGTCCCACACCAGACGGGGGGCCTCTAAcatcggggaggggggacactgtCGGCCTTGGTCCCCGGCCGCCACTGCTGGCGAGGAGGCCGCCGGAGGGCTGGATGCGTCGGGTTGcgcctcccttctgctcttcttcctccccCGGGGGGATGCAACGCTCTTCTTTCGCCTGCTGCTGACGCCTggagccagggcgagctgctccaccttgttcggagacccctcctgcattggtgtcgcactcgaaggggcctcctccacctcgaccagggcttctcctcctgcccccgtcgccggctgttcctgcccagtcgtgggggctagagctcccccaccattctccgagccgactgctctgttacccgacagagcgtcggcatatgtagtctttctctgtgggcaggaacgagccagatggtcctcgctgttacagtatatgcagcgacgggggcccttgcagtccctggccatgtgccccgactccaggcagttgcggcagcgcaggttggcgcatccctccagggtgtgtccaaagctgtggcactgccggcagaagggaggctgtccagaataaaaaaggtATGCCTTATTGCCCTGTAGAgtaaaataggctggggggtggctaaaaccgcctgcgCCATTAGCCTCAGCGGTAATGTGTGGGTTAAAACAATGGACAGTAATaacccgcttgtcgggccaccacagcGGCTCGATGTTGTAACGTCCGAGGAgggggtgctgggccccctccttgctccgctccaggaccttgctgtagctgtcatcggtggacaaggtgacctcaaaGAATTGGAAGGGGCCATTCCGCTGTACGCAAAGAATACGAAGGCCCAGTGCTTtgaaggccacctcccggatgaaggccagccggtcggggaaggtgcccacctccccctcagccctccagcagaaccgggcggtattccgcaggcccccgcctgctaccagccacggcccgctgaagggcttcctcgatggtccgccggccgttgccatccgggaaggtccaccgacgtcgccgctggagcagagtccttccgccgccgtggtcCCGACGTCCGCCAATCCGGGATGAGCCAAGCAGAGCTAGACTATAAAagcagctaaaaataaaaacaccagttcgcccagcagggcggtgggcaagccaccagccactgcgggatccccagcctaataaaaacagaaataaaagcagggataaaaggctaaaaaggaaggcacgggtcgccccgtggcagcggcggtcaagccacctgctggtcacgccttaggttcaccgtgccttcctctaaaaaacccgtaaaaagcagtaaaaagtcagtaaaatccacttgatcttagccaaaaggccgagaagcgatactcgcagactgcaccccgccgatttttaaatattatgctTGTACTACTTACAttaacacaaaatcacaatctaaaaggctgaaacaccatgcaaatcaatgccaacccagtacaataagaattttaaggataacatttaacaaatagaactacctgcagaactattacccttaaaacaggcaaaagagcaattccaccagcaaatacaattatacaccattaaaatctaattacatggctaataaaacaattaaaatgttaccttatatgcatgccaataaaaagttaagacaaaaagaaaaagttcaaaaaggaacatacccgcAGACTTCCGACCTCTGGacaagggtcgggctaaaacactgtcatacacattcctaaaacacataaaagcagTAACCTTATGaataaaataggtcaatcacagaataaacagcacaacagataaaataaaatgctaatAATGTTAATACTGATGAATAAGTGCTAACTGATGAATAAGTGATCAAccaaaaaagtgctcagtaaattctgtacatgccattaaataaaatccaaaccaaataaaacacaaacacagaaaaagaaagcaaacttacataaagcccgaggtgtcctttgtgtgcttcaggaaagcacatcatgtcaaccctgtaggatggattgtcaccacctagacgtactggggcagcctaggatcaaggcagttagatggatgtcagcttacctctgggggtaggtcgtttaggtggatggcagcttatttctgtgatcagggtgtttgggcaaatgtcagcttgcctctgagatcagagtgtttaggtggaagcgaggttacctcaggggtcagggagctgggtcaaaggcagcctacctctggggttaggacatTTGCATGActgtgagcttacctgaggggtctgcgtgtttgggtagacCGCAGCTTGCCTCTGGGATCAGGGTATTTGGGTAAATGTCAGCTTACCCCAGAGAACAAGGCGGTTAGATGGAAGGTAGTTTACCTCTGGGATCAGCATGGTTGGGTGAATGGCAGATTACTTCTGGGAACAATGTGTTTGCgtggatggcagcctacatCCGGGATCAGGGTGTTTCGGCGGACAGTGCTTTGcctctgtgatcagggtgtttcGGTAGACGGCAGCTTACCACTGGGATCAAGGAGCCTGAGTGGATGAAAACATACCTCTTTTATCAGAGTGTTTGGGTTTATGTCATCTTAACGCTGGggtcaaggcgcttggttggaTGCAGTTGGTTGGATAAGAGCTTTACCTTTGGAATTAGGGCATCTGAGTAGATGACAGCTTAActctgcgatcagggtgtttgggtacatgtcagcttagCTCTGGGGTCACAGTGTTCGGTTGGATGTGAGCCTTCCTGTGGAGTCAGGGCGTTTGGGTGAACagcagcttacctctggggtcaaagcgtttgtgtgtagggcagcttactacagctaactctcaattagtttaactgaatttatcctaaaaaataatatttctctctatacctgacacacaaaatactgtgacttatatataatgtggcatgttgtaaatgcaaccagtaatcagaagacagtgtgacatgtgctgcacaccagggcaatttcagaatcccaaatcagatctgtagttaacaccaagctatggtaaaccaagtggcaactatatacatgtatggaaatcacacaacccgaaaaacatattaatacacaggtatgtctgactcaccatcaaaaacgatgtaaacttccctgtagtagttaatagattaacagacacaaaaaacccagaggtacaccaacgaaaacacagtGCAATGCTAGTACCAACTAGCAAGAACTAGCTAACCAGCTAAAaagtcgcaattaacttctaaattatcgaaacccagctacatcgataagtacaaaaattaccacggaacatgcatgtattagtttaataaagtttaagcagaaattatctaaataaatccggctttggttttgtttgccggagctcgAACGTCGGACATGTCTTACTCAAAGGGCGCGAACTTCGGCCGGTTTGTggcaaagtaaccatgacaaccgcctgccgctggcgccacacaacgtcgttgactgcagtcagactctcgcgtgtttaCGTCTGACTGACGCGCgccgccataatgagatttagtagtacttacgttaaaaaaaagctcttaccaacctcatttcactgtatcctatgcacggcaatttatttagctttcaacaaacttaattttacagaacagaatttcTGTATTgcctcattatatatatatatatatatatatatatatatatatatatatatatatatatatatatatatatatatatatatatgtgttcattaattttctctagtcaacgcactgaattacgacggccaatattatgtattatttttacaataatacaagtagattattcttttactatatgtaaattccttaattatattccattgctactttacaaaagccttcaggGAGTTTGGTCTTTTAatgacaactaaccaagtgtctaaccagtgtttacctgaataatacagaaaattaaatgacacttgttaaactcacctggacgtaccttttacagtcgtttaaaccgtcatgagcaatgctgaaatcactgttgcaaacagttcagcgcgtaacattgtcattatttttcatccttattaaacaaggacacgtttttgtgtagtctgtggtgaaatgcattttatattttcgttttttgggacactctccctccgccgtgacgctccatggaaCCGATACCTTCGGATCTCTAGGAGTTAAATAAAAgcccgcccgcactgaaatctgattggcttatatggctaagtaaaccaatcaggatgctgtctgtctagcactggctacatgaagagtcacacatatagggatccacacatacgcacgttctctctttctctctatccctctctctctcgctcattcctagctcatttacttgctcattcgtgcgcgctactgtctcgcgtgcatgctcttgtttgcttgctctagtttccggaatatatatttttttaatttaggagcatcagggagccgctgtcaatatgcgggagacttgggatgtctggataactgcttatttgtactataatgataactgatcatttccagggagccgtGATGATATTCTAAATTGTGCAGGGTTATATAAGTACTGTGAAGCTGTCTTTATCTAGttaaatgtttacaaatatttattattttattatatttcatgtatatttcaaattattcacaccttattgtaccatgcctccatgcatactttactgtaaaatcagacagataaacgtttagaaaa
This genomic window contains:
- the LOC125728617 gene encoding uncharacterized protein LOC125728617 isoform X1 — encoded protein: MATAGGPSRKPFSGPWLVAGGGLRNTARFCWRAEGEVGTFPDRLAFIREVAFKALGLRILCVQRNGPFQFFEVTLSTDDSYSKVLERSKEGAQHPLLGRYNIEPLWWPDKRVITVHCFNPHITAEANGAGGFSHPPAYFTLQGNKAYLFYSGQPPFCRQCHSFGHTLEGCANLRCRNCLESGHMARDCKGPRRCIYCNSEDHLARSCPQRKTTYADALSGNRAVGSENGGGALAPTTGQEQPATGAGGEALVEVEEAPSSATPMQEGSPNKVEQLALAPGVSSRRKKSVASPRGRKKSRREAQPDASSPPAASSPAVAAGDQGRQCPPSPMLEAPRLVWDLGQSPAPPQEYSGQQDTANEQEYLGGLELGDLLRLTEEGGQ
- the LOC125728617 gene encoding uncharacterized protein LOC125728617 isoform X2 translates to MATAGGPSRKPFSGPWLVAGGGLRNTARFCWRAEGEVGTFPDRLAFIREVAFKALGLRILCVQRNGPFQFFEVTLSTDDSYSKVLERSKEGAQHPLLGRYNIEPLWWPDKRPPFCRQCHSFGHTLEGCANLRCRNCLESGHMARDCKGPRRCIYCNSEDHLARSCPQRKTTYADALSGNRAVGSENGGGALAPTTGQEQPATGAGGEALVEVEEAPSSATPMQEGSPNKVEQLALAPGVSSRRKKSVASPRGRKKSRREAQPDASSPPAASSPAVAAGDQGRQCPPSPMLEAPRLVWDLGQSPAPPQEYSGQQDTANEQEYLGGLELGDLLRLTEEGGQ